The following proteins come from a genomic window of Planctomycetota bacterium:
- a CDS encoding deoxyribonuclease IV yields the protein MGAHMSIQGGVHRAIERGQALGCTALQIFTRNQVQWRAAPLTADDCERFRAAWAASGIGPIVAHANYLIDLASADERVARLSLDNLIIEFQRAAALGLRWVVLHPGCHQGRGEQAGLQQVAEAATRAMQATRDLPVGLLLETTAGQGTSLGWRFEQLAWLLEAISPPQRLGVCFDTCHVFAAGYDLRTPEAYEATMADFDRIVGLSRIHAIHLNDAKRELRSRVDRHEQIGRGKLGRGAFRCLLRDSRLAAVPKIIETPKEDGERDDWDTVNLRLLRRLARPAAARGIARASGAR from the coding sequence CTGGGCGCGCACATGTCGATCCAGGGCGGGGTCCACCGCGCCATCGAGCGGGGCCAAGCCCTGGGCTGCACGGCCCTCCAGATTTTCACCCGAAACCAGGTCCAGTGGCGGGCGGCTCCGCTGACCGCTGACGACTGCGAGCGGTTCCGGGCCGCCTGGGCCGCATCGGGCATCGGGCCGATCGTTGCCCACGCGAACTACCTGATTGACCTGGCAAGCGCCGACGAGCGGGTCGCCCGCCTGTCGCTCGACAACCTGATCATCGAGTTCCAGCGGGCGGCGGCGCTCGGCCTCCGATGGGTTGTGTTACACCCCGGCTGCCATCAGGGGCGGGGCGAGCAGGCGGGGCTACAGCAGGTGGCCGAGGCGGCCACGCGGGCGATGCAGGCCACGCGCGACCTGCCGGTCGGCCTCCTCCTGGAAACGACGGCGGGGCAGGGGACCTCGCTCGGCTGGCGCTTCGAGCAGCTCGCCTGGCTGCTCGAGGCCATTTCGCCGCCCCAGCGGCTCGGCGTGTGCTTCGACACCTGCCACGTCTTCGCCGCCGGCTACGACCTGCGGACCCCGGAAGCTTACGAGGCCACTATGGCCGACTTCGACCGCATCGTCGGGCTCTCCCGCATCCACGCCATCCACCTCAACGACGCCAAACGCGAGTTGCGCAGCCGCGTGGACCGTCACGAACAGATCGGGAGGGGCAAGCTGGGCCGAGGCGCGTTCCGCTGCCTGCTTCGCGACAGCCGTCTCGCCGCCGTGCCCAAGATCATCGAGACGCCGAAGGAAGATGGCGAGCGCGACGACTGGGACACGGTGAACCTCCGGCTCCTTCGGCGCCTCGCCCGACCAGCGGCGGCCCGAGGCATTGCACGGGCATCGGGGGCGCGTTAG
- a CDS encoding aspartate ammonia-lyase: MGEFRIEKDSLGEVPVPAEAYYGAQTQRAVENYPISGVRHPRHFVLACAYIKKAAALANRDVGNLEPRLAEAIAAAADRVLAGEFADQFVVDVYNSGAGTSFHMNVNEVLANVAIEGLGGQRGDYRLVHPNDHVNYGQSTNDVIPTATRLAALLMLRELMPALDRLVAAFRGRAEAFDGIIKAGRTHLQDAVPVRLGQEFGAYAVAVAKAARAIEAAGASCAELGIGGSATGTGINTHPEYADRTVAYLCQHTGLDLRPAPDRFEAMQSQGPVVQLSAALRGLAVELIRIANDLRLLASGPTSGLAEILLPSAQPGSSIMPGKVNPSIPEMLNMVCFGVLGNDLTVATAAQAGQLELNVMMPVIAYRLLDSLLILTNAIAVFTKRCVEGIQADAARCRAYAERTLGLATALNPYIGYRAAAEVVKESLATGRAMRDIILAKGLLGAQELDRILDPRAMTEPKGREGT; encoded by the coding sequence ATGGGTGAGTTCCGCATCGAGAAGGACTCTCTGGGGGAGGTCCCCGTGCCCGCGGAGGCCTACTACGGCGCCCAGACGCAGCGGGCCGTGGAGAACTACCCGATCAGCGGCGTGCGGCATCCCAGGCATTTCGTGCTCGCCTGCGCCTACATCAAGAAGGCGGCGGCCCTGGCCAACCGCGATGTGGGGAACCTCGAGCCCAGACTGGCCGAGGCCATCGCGGCGGCTGCCGACCGCGTGCTTGCCGGCGAGTTCGCCGACCAGTTCGTCGTGGACGTCTACAACTCGGGCGCCGGCACGTCCTTCCACATGAACGTCAACGAGGTGCTCGCGAACGTCGCCATCGAGGGCCTGGGCGGCCAGCGGGGTGACTATCGGCTCGTCCACCCCAACGACCACGTCAACTACGGGCAGTCCACGAACGACGTGATTCCCACGGCGACGCGCCTGGCCGCGCTGCTGATGCTGCGCGAGCTGATGCCGGCGCTCGACCGCCTCGTGGCGGCCTTCCGCGGCAGGGCCGAGGCCTTCGACGGCATCATCAAGGCGGGGCGCACACACCTCCAGGATGCCGTGCCGGTGCGCCTCGGCCAGGAGTTCGGCGCCTATGCCGTCGCCGTGGCCAAGGCGGCCAGAGCCATCGAAGCGGCCGGCGCATCGTGCGCGGAACTCGGCATCGGCGGCAGCGCCACGGGCACAGGGATCAACACCCACCCCGAATATGCCGACAGGACCGTGGCCTACCTGTGCCAGCACACAGGGCTCGACCTGCGCCCAGCCCCCGACCGTTTCGAGGCGATGCAGAGTCAGGGCCCGGTGGTGCAACTCTCCGCCGCCCTGCGGGGACTCGCCGTCGAGCTGATTCGCATTGCCAACGACCTGCGCCTTCTCGCCTCCGGGCCCACGAGCGGCCTGGCCGAGATCCTCTTGCCCTCAGCGCAACCCGGGTCGTCCATCATGCCCGGCAAGGTGAACCCCAGCATCCCGGAGATGCTGAACATGGTCTGCTTCGGCGTGCTGGGCAACGACCTCACGGTCGCCACAGCCGCCCAGGCGGGGCAGCTCGAACTCAACGTGATGATGCCGGTCATCGCCTACCGCCTCCTCGACTCGCTCCTGATCCTCACCAACGCCATTGCCGTGTTCACGAAGCGCTGTGTCGAGGGCATCCAGGCCGACGCCGCGCGATGCCGCGCCTATGCGGAACGCACTCTGGGCCTGGCCACGGCGCTCAACCCTTACATCGGCTATCGCGCCGCGGCAGAAGTAGTCAAGGAGTCCCTCGCCACGGGCCGCGCGATGCGCGACATCATCCTGGCGAAGGGCCTGCTCGGAGCCCAGGAACTCGATCGCATTCTTGACCCGCGAGCCATGACCGAACCGAAAGGAAGAGAGGGAACATGA
- a CDS encoding NAD(P)-binding domain-containing protein, whose protein sequence is MRKVGFIGLGIMGLPMARNLAKAGFELTIVGGHARDAVAELRAGGAQVVAAPADVANGCELVITCLPDTPDVRQVVAGPGGLLDGARQGLIVVDHSTIAPMAAREIAEACAARGVAFLDAPVSGGQQGAIAGTLSIMVGGDAQALARAMPVLEAMGKKIVHVGASGAGQFTKACNQIICAVTWQAIGEGMALGAKAGVDPAKMLEAVSAGAARCWALEVRTPRLLDGDFKPGFMAKLQYKDLVIATEAGKKLGVPLPATALVTELYAALKTAGKGDWDTSSLVTIEEQLAGVEIRRGKPAV, encoded by the coding sequence ATGAGGAAGGTCGGCTTCATCGGCCTTGGGATCATGGGCCTGCCGATGGCCCGCAACCTTGCCAAGGCCGGCTTCGAACTCACCATCGTCGGCGGCCACGCGAGGGACGCTGTGGCGGAACTCCGCGCGGGGGGTGCACAGGTGGTCGCCGCGCCCGCCGATGTGGCCAATGGCTGCGAACTGGTCATCACCTGCCTCCCCGACACGCCGGACGTGCGGCAGGTCGTCGCGGGTCCGGGCGGCCTCCTCGACGGCGCCAGGCAGGGCCTGATCGTGGTGGACCACAGCACCATCGCGCCGATGGCAGCCCGTGAGATCGCCGAGGCCTGCGCCGCGCGAGGCGTCGCCTTCCTGGACGCGCCTGTGAGCGGCGGGCAGCAGGGCGCCATCGCGGGCACGCTCTCCATCATGGTCGGCGGCGACGCCCAGGCGCTGGCCAGGGCGATGCCCGTGCTCGAGGCCATGGGCAAGAAGATCGTCCACGTGGGCGCCAGCGGGGCAGGGCAATTCACCAAGGCCTGCAACCAGATCATCTGCGCCGTCACATGGCAGGCCATCGGCGAGGGCATGGCGCTCGGGGCCAAGGCGGGCGTGGACCCCGCCAAGATGCTGGAGGCGGTGAGCGCGGGTGCCGCCCGCTGCTGGGCACTTGAGGTGCGCACGCCGCGGTTGCTCGACGGGGACTTCAAGCCAGGGTTCATGGCCAAGCTCCAGTACAAGGACCTCGTCATCGCCACCGAGGCTGGCAAGAAGCTCGGCGTGCCGCTGCCCGCAACGGCGCTCGTCACGGAACTCTACGCGGCGCTGAAGACAGCCGGCAAGGGCGACTGGGATACGTCATCCCTGGTGACGATCGAAGAGCAGCTCGCCGGCGTGGAAATTCGCCGCGGCAAGCCCGCGGTTTGA
- a CDS encoding KpsF/GutQ family sugar-phosphate isomerase: protein MGGTPLDSRQALAQARAVLDAELQALARLSERLDDAFVRAVEAVLSCTGKVVVAGVGKSGMAARKLAATFSSTGTPAVFLHAGEALHGDLGLLRPEDVLILISHSGESDEVVRLLPAVATIGPTVVAFTGAPDSRIGKASDIVLDCGVEREADPLNLAPTASAIAAQALGDALAIVVAAHKQLTPEQFALSHPGGALGRRLTVRVEHLMHGGAEQPIVRPDTPMREVVVEMTSKALGAVNVIDGEGLLVGIITDGDLRRGLQKHDNLLALRAGDLMTRNPIRVQAGTMAIDALHLMEDRPRQIMVLPVVDAAGKAVGLLRVHDIVKAGL, encoded by the coding sequence ATGGGCGGTACCCCGTTGGACTCGCGGCAGGCCCTGGCTCAAGCGCGTGCCGTTCTCGATGCCGAGCTCCAGGCGCTCGCGCGGCTGAGCGAGCGCCTGGACGACGCCTTCGTGCGGGCCGTCGAGGCTGTGTTGAGTTGCACGGGCAAGGTGGTGGTCGCCGGGGTCGGCAAGTCGGGCATGGCGGCACGCAAGCTGGCCGCCACCTTCTCCAGCACGGGCACGCCGGCGGTGTTCCTGCACGCGGGCGAGGCGCTCCACGGCGACCTGGGCCTCCTGCGGCCCGAGGACGTACTCATCCTCATCAGCCACAGCGGCGAGAGCGACGAGGTGGTTCGCCTGCTGCCGGCTGTGGCGACCATCGGCCCCACCGTCGTCGCCTTCACCGGCGCGCCTGACTCGCGGATCGGCAAGGCGTCGGACATTGTGCTCGACTGCGGAGTCGAGCGCGAGGCCGACCCGCTCAACCTCGCCCCCACCGCCAGCGCCATCGCGGCGCAAGCCCTGGGCGATGCCCTGGCCATCGTGGTGGCCGCGCACAAGCAGCTTACCCCCGAGCAGTTCGCACTCTCGCATCCGGGCGGGGCGCTCGGCCGACGCCTCACGGTCAGGGTCGAGCACCTCATGCACGGCGGGGCCGAACAGCCCATTGTGCGCCCCGACACGCCGATGCGCGAGGTGGTGGTCGAGATGACCTCCAAAGCCCTCGGCGCGGTGAACGTGATTGACGGCGAGGGCCTCCTGGTGGGCATCATCACGGATGGCGACCTGCGGCGCGGCCTCCAGAAGCACGACAACCTGCTCGCCCTGCGCGCCGGCGACCTCATGACGCGCAACCCGATCCGCGTGCAGGCGGGCACGATGGCGATTGACGCTCTCCACCTGATGGAGGACCGCCCGCGCCAGATCATGGTGCTGCCCGTCGTGGATGCGGCAGGCAAGGCGGTGGGTCTCCTGCGGGTCCATGACATTGTGAAGGCGGGGCTCTGA
- the kdsA gene encoding 3-deoxy-8-phosphooctulonate synthase, with the protein MRVKRVQIAEGVVAGDERLLLVAGPCVIESARQCHALAARLKAIAAEAGVMLVFKASFDKANRSSLGSYRGPGLADGLAILGEVKARHGVPILTDIHETNQAEPVARVADVLQIPAFLCRQTDLIQAAARTGRVVNIKKGQFLAPGDMRHAVEKATAAGAGGVILTERGTSFGYHNLVVDMRSLAILRELGWPVVFDATHSVQLPGGAGTHSGGQREFVPVLARAAAAVGMDGLFVEVSARPDAAKSDAANSLPVRDLGGLLRTVLAIRRACQPAHHH; encoded by the coding sequence ATGCGGGTGAAGCGCGTTCAGATTGCAGAGGGTGTCGTGGCAGGCGACGAGCGGCTTCTGCTCGTTGCCGGGCCATGCGTCATCGAGTCGGCCCGCCAGTGCCATGCCCTGGCTGCACGGCTCAAGGCTATCGCGGCCGAAGCGGGCGTGATGTTGGTGTTCAAGGCCTCGTTCGACAAGGCCAACCGCAGCTCGCTTGGGTCCTATCGGGGGCCGGGCCTGGCCGACGGGCTGGCGATCCTGGGCGAGGTGAAGGCGCGCCACGGCGTGCCCATCCTCACAGATATCCACGAGACGAACCAGGCCGAGCCTGTGGCCCGCGTGGCCGATGTGCTCCAGATCCCGGCTTTCCTGTGCCGCCAGACCGATCTCATCCAGGCCGCGGCCCGCACGGGGCGCGTGGTGAACATCAAGAAGGGCCAGTTCCTGGCCCCCGGCGACATGCGGCACGCCGTCGAGAAGGCCACGGCCGCGGGCGCCGGAGGAGTGATTCTCACCGAACGCGGCACATCGTTCGGCTACCACAATCTGGTGGTAGATATGCGCTCGCTGGCCATCCTGCGGGAACTCGGCTGGCCCGTGGTCTTCGACGCAACCCACAGCGTCCAGCTCCCCGGCGGCGCCGGCACCCACTCGGGCGGGCAGCGTGAGTTTGTGCCTGTGCTGGCCCGCGCCGCGGCCGCCGTGGGCATGGACGGCCTCTTCGTCGAGGTCTCGGCCCGACCCGATGCGGCGAAGAGCGATGCCGCCAATTCGCTGCCTGTGCGCGACCTGGGCGGCTTGCTGCGGACCGTTCTGGCGATCCGACGCGCTTGCCAGCCTGCACACCACCACTAG
- a CDS encoding NCS2 family permease yields MEAFLRRFFLLDERGTTVATEVRAGVVTFMTMAYIIVVQPIVLMNAGMPLKAVMLATCLSSAFATVLMGVLANYPIALAPAMGHNFYFTLLVTSGVAPNWQVALGANFISGALFIVLSLFGFRERIIRAVPDSLKYAIAVGIGLLIALVGFQMAGFVAVNAENPMATGLKMGTLGKPALLAAMGLALTSALMAFKVRGAILIGLVGTAVLGIPMGLVRPAASLISAPPWSELLHTALALDIAGALRLGLVGVIFTFFFLDLFDTVGTLIGVSQQAGLMVNGQLPRARQALFSDAAGTVAGTLLGTSTITSYIESSAGVSEGGRTGLANVVTALLFVAAVFFSPCVEMIAGGAPTTEEFRLEHFDGAWEARRSTDGQAASSETPLAAPKDSALVVRRLKVLSPVTAPTLILIGCLIVSAVVHIPWNDWTEAVPAFLAIMMMPLTGNITEGIAFGFIAYGFLKLITGRVREASPWLLVFAALFAARYAYQALHGAI; encoded by the coding sequence ATGGAGGCGTTTCTCCGACGTTTCTTCCTGCTGGACGAGCGGGGGACGACGGTAGCGACTGAGGTGCGCGCCGGCGTCGTCACCTTCATGACGATGGCCTACATCATCGTTGTGCAACCCATCGTCCTGATGAACGCCGGCATGCCGCTCAAGGCTGTGATGCTGGCCACGTGCCTGTCGAGCGCCTTCGCCACCGTGCTGATGGGCGTGCTCGCAAACTACCCCATCGCGCTGGCCCCGGCGATGGGCCATAACTTCTACTTCACCCTGCTCGTGACCAGCGGCGTGGCGCCCAACTGGCAGGTGGCGCTGGGCGCGAACTTCATCTCCGGCGCCCTGTTCATCGTGCTGTCGCTGTTCGGCTTCCGCGAGCGGATCATCCGGGCCGTGCCCGATTCGCTGAAGTACGCCATTGCCGTGGGCATCGGTCTGCTCATCGCGCTCGTGGGCTTCCAAATGGCTGGCTTCGTGGCCGTGAACGCCGAGAATCCCATGGCCACGGGCCTCAAGATGGGCACCCTCGGCAAGCCGGCGCTGCTGGCGGCCATGGGGTTGGCCCTCACCAGCGCCCTGATGGCCTTCAAAGTGCGCGGGGCCATCCTCATCGGCCTCGTCGGCACCGCCGTGCTCGGCATTCCGATGGGCCTGGTGCGGCCCGCCGCCAGCCTGATCAGCGCGCCGCCGTGGAGCGAACTGCTGCACACCGCGCTCGCGCTCGACATCGCGGGCGCCCTCCGGCTCGGCCTCGTGGGGGTGATCTTCACGTTCTTCTTCCTCGACCTCTTCGACACGGTGGGCACGCTGATCGGCGTGTCGCAGCAGGCGGGGCTGATGGTCAACGGCCAACTGCCCCGAGCTCGGCAGGCCCTCTTCAGCGACGCGGCCGGCACCGTGGCCGGTACGCTGCTGGGCACCTCCACGATCACGAGCTACATCGAGAGCTCGGCCGGTGTGTCGGAGGGCGGCCGAACCGGCCTGGCTAACGTGGTGACGGCGCTGCTGTTCGTCGCCGCGGTTTTCTTCTCGCCGTGCGTCGAGATGATCGCCGGCGGCGCACCGACCACGGAGGAGTTCCGGCTCGAGCACTTCGACGGGGCGTGGGAAGCCAGACGCAGCACCGACGGGCAGGCCGCATCCTCGGAGACCCCCTTGGCGGCCCCCAAGGACTCCGCTCTCGTGGTGCGCCGCCTGAAGGTCCTCAGCCCCGTCACCGCGCCCACGCTCATCCTCATCGGGTGCCTCATCGTATCGGCCGTCGTGCATATCCCCTGGAACGACTGGACGGAGGCCGTCCCCGCTTTCCTGGCGATTATGATGATGCCTCTCACGGGGAACATCACGGAGGGGATCGCCTTCGGCTTCATCGCCTACGGCTTCCTGAAGCTCATCACGGGGCGCGTGCGCGAGGCCAGCCCCTGGCTGCTCGTATTCGCAGCGCTGTTCGCGGCACGGTATGCCTATCAGGCGCTTCACGGGGCGATCTGA
- a CDS encoding GNAT family N-acetyltransferase — MIRPYRPTDRDDLLRVTKLAFDGVSIDQNIEALHGVINGVRWQERKASHVEADIAANPSGIFVCEAHGCVVGYVSCRINPTTAIGSIPNLAVHPAHQGGGIGRQLLDAALAYLRSQGMKYARIETLEQNQRCVALYPKLGFTEVARQIHYIRPL, encoded by the coding sequence ATGATTCGCCCCTATCGCCCCACCGATCGTGACGACCTGCTCCGCGTCACGAAGCTCGCCTTCGACGGCGTTTCGATTGACCAGAACATCGAGGCGTTGCACGGCGTCATCAACGGTGTGCGCTGGCAGGAGCGCAAGGCCAGCCACGTCGAGGCCGACATCGCGGCGAACCCATCGGGCATCTTCGTCTGCGAGGCCCATGGTTGCGTCGTCGGCTACGTGTCCTGTCGCATCAACCCCACGACCGCGATTGGGTCCATTCCCAATCTGGCTGTTCACCCCGCCCACCAGGGGGGCGGGATCGGCAGGCAGCTTCTGGATGCCGCACTGGCCTATCTGCGCTCCCAGGGCATGAAGTACGCCCGCATCGAGACCCTCGAGCAGAATCAGCGGTGCGTCGCTCTCTACCCCAAGCTGGGCTTCACCGAGGTGGCCCGCCAGATTCACTACATTCGTCCGCTATGA
- a CDS encoding prepilin-type N-terminal cleavage/methylation domain-containing protein — translation MRRKNRGVTITELLTVVSLLTILTSMVSPVLLTVKHAALARACSNNCRQVYVALQLIANSNYGKYPSCVVLDTTANPLQLVDYGLKEDQWWYRKVSKTLYPTKDPLAGNWLPPEHNALRCPASADPYDQTRVKGNYTQVNSVGSTNDKDRVFDDNFGYNNFGFKYAGPIGTSRETVPAIPNTDVPTWKWGAIGNSFYYRASAPSGGWGAGIVMAGRPKHMYDSSKDSGGVKYCNCDTGTAPRKTWPCAYSYLGEFSTVPEASRTMMMMDYIKADVAPNLVNDGLRGFRFRHGGRANVLFVDGHVNLMHRQEYQKDWAEPDHTAFAKDTVTARPRIHWFVLRP, via the coding sequence ATGCGACGCAAGAATCGGGGCGTCACCATTACGGAACTCCTCACTGTGGTGTCCCTGCTCACCATCCTCACCTCGATGGTGAGCCCAGTGCTGCTCACCGTCAAGCATGCGGCCCTGGCGCGCGCATGCAGCAACAACTGTCGCCAGGTCTACGTGGCCCTCCAACTCATCGCCAACTCCAATTACGGTAAATACCCGTCTTGCGTCGTGCTTGACACCACCGCCAATCCCCTTCAGCTCGTTGACTATGGCCTCAAGGAGGACCAGTGGTGGTACCGCAAGGTCTCCAAGACCCTCTACCCCACGAAGGATCCCCTTGCCGGCAACTGGCTGCCCCCCGAACACAACGCGCTGCGCTGCCCCGCCAGCGCCGACCCCTATGACCAGACCCGCGTGAAGGGGAACTATACGCAGGTGAACAGTGTTGGCAGCACCAACGACAAAGACCGCGTCTTCGACGACAACTTTGGCTACAATAACTTCGGCTTCAAGTACGCGGGACCCATCGGCACGAGCCGCGAGACGGTGCCCGCCATCCCCAACACCGACGTGCCCACCTGGAAGTGGGGCGCCATCGGCAACAGCTTCTACTACCGCGCCAGCGCACCCTCGGGCGGCTGGGGCGCCGGCATTGTCATGGCCGGAAGGCCGAAGCACATGTACGACAGCTCCAAAGACTCGGGCGGCGTCAAGTACTGCAACTGCGACACGGGCACTGCTCCACGCAAGACGTGGCCCTGCGCCTACAGCTACCTTGGCGAGTTCTCGACGGTCCCCGAGGCCTCCCGCACAATGATGATGATGGACTATATCAAGGCGGACGTGGCGCCGAACCTGGTGAACGACGGGCTCCGCGGCTTCCGCTTCCGTCACGGCGGCCGCGCCAATGTGCTCTTCGTAGACGGCCACGTGAACCTCATGCACCGACAGGAATACCAGAAGGACTGGGCCGAGCCCGACCACACGGCATTCGCCAAGGACACGGTGACGGCCCGCCCGCGGATTCACTGGTTCGTGCTGCGTCCGTGA
- a CDS encoding cofactor-independent phosphoglycerate mutase: MKYAIVVPDGMADRPVARLGGRTPLEVAAKPHMDRIATHGRLGTVSHTPPTLPPGSDVAMLSLLGYDPAECYTGRAPLEAASMGIELGPTDVAFRCNLVTVDGDTLVDHSAGHIDSREAAVLVDLLNERLGSDALRFYPGVGYRHLLVYRGKEPLAAECTPPHDILDQPIARHLPRGPGADLLCRLMDQSRNLLAHHDINDVRIDLGENPANMIWLWGGGTKPTLQPFAERFGLRGAAIAAVDLVRGLATCLGIDVIRVEGATGYIQTNFAGKGQAAIDALARYDLVFVHIEAPDEAGHQGNIQAKVDAIEAIDKHIVGPLHAALEARGDYRLLVLPDHPTPLEVRTHVAEPVPFAYGGSDVAEPSGRRFTEANAAETGLKVAPGHRLMPLFLGRE; encoded by the coding sequence GTGAAGTACGCGATCGTCGTGCCCGACGGCATGGCGGACAGACCCGTGGCCCGCCTCGGCGGACGCACGCCCCTCGAGGTCGCCGCGAAGCCCCACATGGACCGGATCGCCACTCACGGGCGCCTGGGCACCGTCTCCCACACCCCCCCCACCTTGCCTCCCGGCAGCGACGTGGCGATGCTCTCGCTGCTTGGCTACGACCCCGCCGAGTGCTACACCGGCCGCGCCCCCCTCGAGGCCGCCAGCATGGGCATCGAACTCGGGCCGACCGACGTCGCCTTCCGCTGCAACCTGGTGACCGTGGACGGCGATACCCTGGTGGACCACAGCGCCGGCCACATTGATTCCCGCGAGGCCGCCGTGCTCGTGGACCTTCTGAACGAACGCCTCGGCTCCGACGCCCTGCGTTTCTACCCCGGCGTCGGCTATCGCCACCTCCTGGTCTACCGCGGCAAGGAGCCTCTCGCCGCCGAGTGCACCCCGCCCCACGACATCCTCGATCAGCCCATCGCCCGGCACCTTCCCCGAGGCCCGGGGGCAGACCTGCTCTGCCGCCTCATGGACCAGTCGCGTAACCTCCTCGCCCACCACGACATCAACGACGTGCGGATTGACCTCGGCGAGAACCCCGCCAACATGATCTGGCTCTGGGGCGGCGGCACGAAGCCAACCCTCCAGCCCTTCGCCGAACGCTTCGGCCTCCGCGGCGCCGCCATCGCGGCCGTGGACCTCGTCCGCGGCCTCGCCACCTGCCTGGGCATCGACGTCATCCGCGTCGAGGGCGCCACGGGGTACATCCAGACCAACTTCGCCGGCAAAGGCCAGGCCGCCATTGACGCCCTCGCCCGCTACGACCTCGTCTTCGTCCATATCGAAGCCCCCGACGAGGCCGGCCACCAGGGCAACATCCAGGCGAAGGTGGACGCCATCGAAGCCATTGACAAGCACATCGTCGGCCCCCTTCATGCCGCCCTGGAGGCTCGCGGCGACTATCGCCTGCTCGTCCTGCCCGACCACCCCACGCCGCTCGAAGTCCGCACCCACGTGGCCGAGCCTGTCCCCTTCGCCTACGGTGGCAGCGACGTGGCCGAGCCCAGCGGGCGCCGGTTCACAGAGGCCAACGCGGCGGAGACGGGGCTCAAGGTCGCACCCGGCCACCGACTGATGCCGCTGTTCCTCGGGCGCGAATGA
- a CDS encoding glycerate kinase, giving the protein MKIVIAPDSFKECLPAEAVAAAMARGVRAAAPGAEVICVPMADGGEGTVRALVAATRGRLLSARVTGPLGDPVEAEYGLLGDGRTAALEMAAASGLPLVPPERRDPMAATTFGTGELIAAALDQGVERLVLGIGGSATVDGGAGMAQALGARLLDARGASVGRGGGALAQVERIDVSALDPRLRRVECQVACDVTNPLTGPRGAARVYGPQKGATPEMVELLDAALAHWAEVIERDLGAHVSDTPGAGAAGGLGAGLIAFLRAELVRGVELVIQAVGLDEKLRGADLVLVGEGRLDAQTAYGKVPVGVARVARAGGIPVVALAGSLGEGYEAVREQGIAACFSVVQSPMALRTAMDHADELLARAAEEVVRLFLQGRMRDCTVHSVVPSQ; this is encoded by the coding sequence TTGAAGATCGTCATCGCTCCCGACTCGTTCAAGGAGTGCCTGCCGGCGGAAGCCGTTGCCGCGGCGATGGCGCGCGGCGTTCGGGCGGCCGCGCCAGGCGCGGAAGTCATCTGCGTTCCGATGGCGGATGGCGGGGAGGGCACCGTGCGGGCCCTCGTGGCCGCCACGAGAGGGCGCCTCCTGAGCGCCCGAGTGACCGGCCCGCTGGGCGACCCCGTGGAGGCGGAGTATGGGTTGCTCGGCGATGGTCGCACGGCGGCGCTCGAGATGGCCGCCGCCTCGGGCCTCCCGCTCGTGCCTCCTGAGCGGCGCGACCCGATGGCCGCGACGACGTTCGGCACGGGCGAACTCATCGCGGCTGCGCTGGATCAGGGCGTCGAGCGCCTTGTGCTGGGGATCGGCGGGAGCGCGACGGTGGACGGGGGGGCCGGGATGGCGCAAGCCCTGGGGGCGCGCCTGCTCGATGCCCGGGGAGCCTCGGTCGGGCGTGGCGGCGGAGCGTTGGCCCAGGTCGAGCGGATTGATGTCTCGGCGCTGGACCCGCGGCTGCGCCGCGTGGAGTGCCAGGTGGCGTGCGACGTCACGAACCCGCTGACGGGACCCCGTGGCGCCGCGCGAGTGTACGGCCCGCAGAAGGGTGCCACGCCCGAGATGGTCGAGCTCCTCGATGCCGCCCTCGCCCACTGGGCGGAGGTGATCGAGCGCGACCTGGGCGCCCACGTGAGCGACACCCCGGGGGCAGGGGCGGCAGGGGGGCTGGGGGCCGGCCTGATCGCGTTCTTGCGCGCAGAACTGGTTCGGGGGGTGGAACTCGTCATCCAGGCTGTCGGCCTCGACGAGAAGCTTCGCGGGGCGGATCTCGTGCTCGTGGGGGAGGGGCGCCTGGACGCGCAGACGGCCTATGGCAAGGTGCCCGTGGGGGTGGCCCGCGTGGCGCGCGCGGGCGGCATCCCGGTGGTTGCTCTCGCAGGCTCGCTCGGCGAGGGATATGAGGCCGTGCGCGAGCAGGGCATCGCCGCCTGCTTCAGCGTCGTGCAGAGCCCGATGGCCCTGCGAACCGCGATGGACCATGCCGACGAGTTGCTGGCTCGTGCCGCGGAGGAAGTGGTGAGGCTTTTCCTGCAAGGAAGAATGCGTGATTGCACTGTCCACAGCGTGGTACCCTCGCAGTGA